The genomic region GTGTACTTCTGCCCGCTCATCCCCATGCCAATGGTTTCGGCGTGCTGCATGATTGGGCTGAGCCCCATTTTCTGGTTATTGCCCAGCGCCCGGATATGGATCATGTCATCCGGGCTGATGGCGAAGGCGCCCTCTTCGTTGTAAAGGCCGTAGGTATAGCGCCCGCCGGTTTTCAGCAGGGTTGTTTCCCACGGCATACAACTTTCAAGGCCGACAACTTCGCCGCGTCGGTTACGCTTTACCCACGAATACCCATTTCCCCAGCCGAGGATGTGGCGCTGTTTCAGCTCGCGCCATTTGTAGCTGGTCTGCCAGATATTGGGCTCATCGTGAATGAGATAAAACGCCGGGTGATCGCGCGCAGGCTCAACTTTGCCGTTGTGTTTTCGCATAACATGGAGCGGCATCTGCGCGAGATTTGACGACAGGACATAGATACAGGCGTAAACCGCCGCCAGTTTCATGGCAGTCTCAGGGCTGACGTACATATCAGATTTAAAAATTCCGTCCGTATCGACCAGATCACCGCTAATCGGTGTAGCCGGATTCTCCAGTGACTCACTTCTGAAAAAGGCGTCAAGCAACACGTTTCCCCCTTCTGGCCATTGCCAGTGCCGCCACCAGCAACAGACCGCCGGAGAACATCAGGGCGGGTGCCAGCCCAAACTGCAGATAAAACCCCGCCGTGAGCAGCCCGTATCCGGTCAGCCCGATAACATCAGTAACGAGTGATTTCATAGAATTAAGAGGTCTTCGTCTGGATCCAGTGAGGAGAGGAAATCGCCAGGCTCTTTAAGCATGACCCGTCCAATTGCCATAATCAGCGCTACTGCGCCGTCGATTTTGTTTTCGTTCTGCTCTTTGATGGGTTTCACCACATCGTCATTGCCGGGGATGTTTTTCCCCACCACGTTGGCAATACACCAGCTCATGATGGGGTTGCCGTCATGATGAAACCTGCCGGACTCGATCGCCGCTTCAAGCTCTTTCATCGGGTCTGACATGTTGGTGTAGTTCTGAATGATGGTAACGGGATTAAGCTGCTCATCCGCCAGGTCATGAGAAAGCCCGGTTGCCCCGTAGGGATCAATCGGTGACTCGGTGACCGGGTTCAGTTTGTTCGCTGCTTTGGCCTCCTCCAGGATGTAGCGGTAATCCACCTCCGCACCAGCAGTGACGGTGAGGTAACCCATCTCCACCCATTTCTGAAAGCGTTCAGCAGTGCGGCGATCCTCGTTTTTCTCCACGCTGTAAACCGTGTCATACGGTACCCAGAAGCGTGGTGCCACACTGTAATAATGCGTTTTGCCATCAATCTCGCGGGTGAACAGCCTCGCCATGCTGTTCATATCCAGTTTGCGTGCAAGGTCGAATGCCAGCACACAGGGCTGCCCTTCGAAATGCTCGAGCGTAAGCGTTTTGTCTTCGCAGTTCTGCCAGGACACAAGGTTATAGAAAGCCGCCCGCGCCGCCACCCAGATATTCAGATGCTTGGTTTTAAAAACGCCCGCCTGCCGGGCATTGTTAATCGCGCGCTGCTGCTGACTGAGAAGAAAATCGCGGTACACCGAGACGCCCATATTCGGGTTCGCCTTCTCCAGCACCTTCGGATCCGTCCAGTCGTCGCCTTCATCAACCGTGTAGATGATGCCGAACAGCTCCTCGTTGGGTACCGAGCCGTTAAGCATCTCGATCACTTCGCGGCGTTTGTCGTAGCACGGACCTTCAATGTTGTAACCGGCGGTGGTGATCGCCCACATCAGCGGCTGGCGACGCGCGCCCATTCCGGTCAGCATGGTGGTATAGAGCGAGTCGGTCTGGTGTTCGTGGTATTCGTCGACGATGGCGCAGTGCGGCGACGCGCCGTCGCCCGGGTTGCCAATCAGCGGTTCGAACCGCGCACCGTCCTCAGGCCGGTTCAGGTTGGAGGCATTCACCTCGATGCCGAACGCTTCAACGAGCAGCGGAGTCCGCTTGCACATCAGCCGCGCAGGACGGAACACTTCCCACGCCTGTTTTTCAGTCGTGGCGCCGGAATACACCTCCGCGCCGAACTCGTTATCACAGGTGAAACAGAACAGCGCCACGCCTGCGGAGATTGCCGACTTACCGTTTTTGCGGGGGATCTCAGTGTAGACCTCTCGAAAGCGGCGCAACTTTGAACCTTTTTGCACCCATCCAAAGGCACAGCAGACGATGAAAAGTTGCCATGGTTCGAGGGTGATTGGCATCCGTTTGAATGCCCATTCGCCCTTGGTATGCGGCAGCAATTGAATAAACTTCGCGGCCTTCTCCGCCATGTCCTTATCAAAGCGGTACCGGAATTTGCGGCTTTTCTCCTGAGCCATGTCGTCGATGTGGCGCTGGCAGGCCTGAAGCACAAACTGGCACGCGGGTATCTTTCCCCGCACAACGTTGCGGGCGTATTGATTCGCGGCGTTGACGTTAGGGTACGATTTCCGACTCATGAGTTAATCATCTTCAGGAATGGGTTAGCGGTTTTCTTCTGTCCGGCGAGCCCGATAAGGCGCTGGCGGCTGCTGGGATCGAGACCCAGCATAGAACCGGTAGAACTCATCTCCGATTCCTGTTCTTTTTTGGCGGTAAGTTCAGGGTTCTTTATCTTTCCGCCCATCGCCCCGGTGATGGAAAGACCATCCCTGGCGATATTCTTTACGGCGCGCCGCCAGAATTCATAGGCCACGCACCAGCGCTCAAGTACGGCCAGATCGGTAACGCATAAAAGCCCCTGCCCGCATAACTCCTTCGTGGTCAATTCCCACATGACAGATGCCATAGGCATACCATCATCTTCTGTAAACCACTCTGGTGGCGCCACGCCCTTAATTGGTGTGAACACCGGTTCATCTTTATTCAGGGCTCGCTTGCCGGGGTTACCAGCCAACTCCTTACGCGCCGTTGGCTTAGGACGACGCCCGGAACGCCCCGCCGTTCCAGCCATAAGCGATACTCCTGGTTAAATTTCATTTTTCGCGGGTATAAAAATTCGAGGAGGCGGGCAGTCCGGAAGGTGTGCGGTCGCAGAGATTTGACCTCCCCCTCCCTTAGTTGATGATGACATTGATTCTCAGCTGAGCCTCTCACGAGCAGTCTTAGCTGCGTGACACGACCAGCACAGACTCTCAAGGTTGCTGTCTTCATCAGTGCCGCCGTGAGCCTTCGCTTTGATGTGGTCGACACAGGAAGCCTGCTTGGCAATCCCCTGACGCAGATGGTTCTGGCATAGAGCTTTGTCTCGCTTCAGAATGCGGGCCCGTATCACTTCCCACTTCGTTCCATATCCGCGCTGGTGTCTTGATTGCCCTGGCTTGTATTGCCGCCATCCTTCGCCTTTATGTGATTCGCAGTAGCCTGACGGATCGGTTGTTGTCGAGGGGCAACCGCGAACACGGCAGGCTTTTGGTGTACGTGGTGGCATCTTTGTATGTCTCAGTTTGTCGTGGGAGAGTAGTTCTCGCACTGCTTTATCTGTATAAATGATGAGGTTATTTCAACAACAGGAGCTTCAATTGTGACTAAAGAATCACAACCATTTACCGTCAGACCTGAAGGTGAAGTCGTGGTAAAAAAAGAAAATGACGGGACGCTGGCGGTTTCGTCCGACAAGCCGGTTACTCTGGACATGAATAGTATCCTTTCAATAGGCGTTCAGAATGTAGTGGATATTAGTAGCTATCAACTTGAACATCTGGAAAATTCCACCAGACATTTCATTGAATTTCATGGCGGAGGAACTGTAACTCTCGAGTATTCACGGGATGGGAAAATATTAAATTGCTCAATACGCAACCTTAAGTCTGAAGTTGAGGGCGGCGAGCGAATTATGGTGATGCAAAAGTAGACAGTTAATCTGCTTCATTAACCAGCTTAAGCAATTCGGCATTCACTTTTTCGAACCATGCCGGACTAAGTCGACTACCAGCCATCACATTTGCAGATGTGGTGGCTTTTTTATCTTTCATTTTCCTATTATTTTTCATTGCTCATAATTCCATTAAATTGCCCAACAAAAAAGCCCCGCTACTGCGAGGCCTGTGTTAGTGAAGAGAAATCAAAATATCTCTTCTATATGGAAGATCCCGATGAATTCCCCATTTGGGCCACCGAAAATATCATCAGGTGATTTATCTTCATCAGCTTCTACTATCACCTGCGTTTCTCTAGTTCCTGGTACATAGGAAACATTCAAATCATGATCAAGGTAATGCTTAAATATATCACTCAACGCGCGATGTTTATCATATGAGTTAACTGTCAGTGAAAACTTTCTCATAGCCATAGAGCCTCCTTATATTGAAATAAGGATTGTACTACACATCCTCTTTCTCTATCACATGGAATGCCATTATCACAGGCACTCAGAGAATGACTGCTGTAATGCTATTGCCGGTCCTGCTCAATTTGTCTAATACCCGCCAATTGGTTATTCGCTTTTTCAATAGAGGCCAGCAACGGCTTAATCCAGAGAACAGCCTGGCAATATGTCAGGGTGCTGGAGGTAATGGTGCTATTACCGGCTGCGTCAGCGTTCCCGGAATCGGTGTACATTGCCCCGGTACGTAAACGGTGTGTGTATTCGAGCAGCCCGCCAGCGACATCAGCAGGAACAGGCAGATCACAGGTTTTTTCACGACGGAGGATCTCCCGGTATTCGATAACAGTTTTATCGGCGCTTGCATCAATCAGAGAATTGTTGCGGCTGGTGTATTCGGCAATCTGGTTAAACCGGTTGAAGTTGAAGGCCTGCGTCGCGATAACCTGATCCTGTAGCGCGTTATCATGCTCCAGAACACGCTTATCGCTTTGTGCCGTTCTCAGGTCAGCCTGACTGTTTGCCAGCAGCACACCGAGAATAGTGATAGCACCAACGACGAAAACCACCGCAATGATTGCCAGCCACCAGCGCCATGACGTTTTCAGTGATGCCAGTAGAGCTTCAATCATGATTCTTTCATCGAACTGGTGCCATTCATCAACGGTAACAGGCGGCTATCCCTCTGCTCGTTAACCGGCCAGCGATAACCCGTCACGCGGGAACGTGAGAATGCACGAATATTGATAGCGTCAGACTGGTTACCACCGAGGACCATCAGGTCACCGTTCTGATGCTGCCCGACCACAAATCCGACATGGCCGCCGCCGTCGCGACTGAATACCACCACACAGCCATAGGCTGGCTCGCGAAGTTCGACGCCCCAGTTGAGATAGGATTTTGCAGACTCGAAACGGGTGGATTTGATTCCGACGCGCTCAAGCATCGACCCGACGTAAGCGGCACACCAGGGCGTTTCATCATCTTTAATTCCACCTCGTTTAATATCCTTCCAGAACTGGAGAATTAACGGATTGTGTCGCGGGCCTTTAATTTCCATCTGCCCAATGTATTTACGGCCTTCCACCAGCCAGCGCGGTTCATTTTGCATTGATGTCACCTGTTCACACTTTGTTGTTGTCGCCACCGACACGACCGCCGATAAATCTCATTGCGAAACTGCGGATTGCATCCACGCCAATAAGACCAACGCCGCCACCAATGGCTACAGACAGAGATTTAGGCCATCCAAAGAACTCAAGAGCTGACGAAATAGACAGCGTCAGGACACCGCAGAGAAGGATTTCGAGTACCTTTTTCTTTTTGCTCCCATTACCGCCGAAATACGCAATTCTCAGACCAGCAACAATAAGTGACATGAGAACCGCGCCCAGTGGCGTATCTCCGCGCCACCAGCTCTGGAATAACTCAATAAAGTCAGTCCAGGATTGGGGATCGTTGTGCATTTTCATAAGCCTCACCTCCGATAGTTCGGATGGCGCTGTGTGTGATTGAAAGAGATCAGGCTTCCGGGCTCTTTTGTAAAAGTGAAAAAAAGAAGGTGATTCCCGGAGCCTGAAGATGATGATCACCACAGCGGGATTGACGTGATGATCGTTATGTCTTATTCAGTTCGCGGATTTCCTCCACAGTCTGAATAAACCGTTCTGTTTCAAGCTCAACACCAATTGCCTGTCGACCCAGTGCCATAGCCGCTTTAATGGTTGAACCGGATCCCATGAAGAAATCAGCCACAACATCACCCGGCCTGCTGCTGGCGTTGATGATCTGCTGCAACATGTCTGCTGGCTTTTCGCATGGGTGTTTGCCGGGATAGAACTGAACCGGCTTATGCGTCCAGACATCGGTGAAAGGGACAGTGACTGAAACAGAAAAGAATCGCCGGAGAGACTTATACTCTTCCAGCAATTCTGAATACTTCCGGTTCAACGAATGCCACGTGGCCAC from Citrobacter sp. RHB25-C09 harbors:
- a CDS encoding terminase large subunit, translated to MSRKSYPNVNAANQYARNVVRGKIPACQFVLQACQRHIDDMAQEKSRKFRYRFDKDMAEKAAKFIQLLPHTKGEWAFKRMPITLEPWQLFIVCCAFGWVQKGSKLRRFREVYTEIPRKNGKSAISAGVALFCFTCDNEFGAEVYSGATTEKQAWEVFRPARLMCKRTPLLVEAFGIEVNASNLNRPEDGARFEPLIGNPGDGASPHCAIVDEYHEHQTDSLYTTMLTGMGARRQPLMWAITTAGYNIEGPCYDKRREVIEMLNGSVPNEELFGIIYTVDEGDDWTDPKVLEKANPNMGVSVYRDFLLSQQQRAINNARQAGVFKTKHLNIWVAARAAFYNLVSWQNCEDKTLTLEHFEGQPCVLAFDLARKLDMNSMARLFTREIDGKTHYYSVAPRFWVPYDTVYSVEKNEDRRTAERFQKWVEMGYLTVTAGAEVDYRYILEEAKAANKLNPVTESPIDPYGATGLSHDLADEQLNPVTIIQNYTNMSDPMKELEAAIESGRFHHDGNPIMSWCIANVVGKNIPGNDDVVKPIKEQNENKIDGAVALIMAIGRVMLKEPGDFLSSLDPDEDLLIL
- a CDS encoding phage terminase small subunit P27 family, which produces MAGTAGRSGRRPKPTARKELAGNPGKRALNKDEPVFTPIKGVAPPEWFTEDDGMPMASVMWELTTKELCGQGLLCVTDLAVLERWCVAYEFWRRAVKNIARDGLSITGAMGGKIKNPELTAKKEQESEMSSTGSMLGLDPSSRQRLIGLAGQKKTANPFLKMINS
- a CDS encoding HNH endonuclease; translation: MPPRTPKACRVRGCPSTTTDPSGYCESHKGEGWRQYKPGQSRHQRGYGTKWEVIRARILKRDKALCQNHLRQGIAKQASCVDHIKAKAHGGTDEDSNLESLCWSCHAAKTARERLS
- a CDS encoding TIGR02594 family protein; protein product: MQNEPRWLVEGRKYIGQMEIKGPRHNPLILQFWKDIKRGGIKDDETPWCAAYVGSMLERVGIKSTRFESAKSYLNWGVELREPAYGCVVVFSRDGGGHVGFVVGQHQNGDLMVLGGNQSDAINIRAFSRSRVTGYRWPVNEQRDSRLLPLMNGTSSMKES
- a CDS encoding phage holin, lambda family, whose amino-acid sequence is MKMHNDPQSWTDFIELFQSWWRGDTPLGAVLMSLIVAGLRIAYFGGNGSKKKKVLEILLCGVLTLSISSALEFFGWPKSLSVAIGGGVGLIGVDAIRSFAMRFIGGRVGGDNNKV